In a single window of the Rhizoctonia solani chromosome 16, complete sequence genome:
- a CDS encoding APC5 (anaphase-promoting complex subunit 5) domain-containing protein: protein MTTVPNASAFQRVPLHPRDAPSVETSVMIHVLRVCALEVSGLSEPSSFKDMYNKFSQCPRQRGDRLHEFLNIWQRDRKFQSDPGSMSDLFWNVDTLIDPGGDVSKQTYPIDRRSLFGITVRRARINWVKLSFQGQVEFVKLYQAWLRGEWVGRNLPRSEPAKLYLFPTQSDNIHHARIEVYEDYLTSLASGNTQTATESLRRFFDQPLTDNDDTGLHQHALLNLARLHYCVGELLGGRRALEEAIKVSRAANDRDTLQRCMALLRRIAPSAESPQVIQKGTDPIDILWDIKRSMDMGEPIQVGFSKLFECIGCESALPTTATVDYCARFSVQSALWKIAGVDSLAQTHFNLIMTFTTPGHGSEPRLTAQLAKARALSRQGKSQEAVVGLLDPDVWRGLNRVQKETWAREIWCILEGQARRRGQERLTREFFQPRKPADALQTQVLREDHMFLRRLDPMSQLQNAIDVIHSQQIPLSLQPLLDALWTTEFRGTWPLYRTGIALLADLGVGLGMARSGREFLEQCMAQILNGDDLEQRAFACFTLAKCIMTAAKGDEDPIPPARIQEHLKLALFWLHIAEKDYASIEFYTGRLDVLYTLSVVYHNLGMLPERDRTASLHAEVEKKRVEMVRKDADEELRDVWEIVCEIAARD from the exons ATGACCACCGTACCCAATGCCTCAGCATTTCAGCGTGTCCCACTACATCCCCGCGAT GCGCCATCTGTTGAGACGTCCGTCATGATACATGTATTGAGAGTTTGTGCATTAGAGGTCTCCGGG CTTTCAGAGCCTTCATCATTCAAGGATATGTACAACAAGTTCTCTCAATGTCCCAGGCAGCGAGGCGACAGGCTGCATGAATTCTTGAATATATGGCAGAGGGAT AGAAAGTTTCAAAGTGATCCTGGCAGCATGTCTGACTTATTTTGGA ACGTGGACACGTTGATCGATCCTGGTGGAGAT GTCTCAAAACAAACCTACCCTATC GACCGTCGCTCCCTTTTCGGGATCACCGTCCGGCGGGCTCGAATAAACTGGGTTAAACTATCATTTCAAGGCCAAGTCGAGTTTGTGAAGCTGTATCAGGCATGGTTGAGGGGCGAATGGGTCGGGAGGAACTTACCAAGGAGCGAACCAG CGAAACTTTACTTGTTTCCTACTCAATCGGATAACATTCATCACGCTCGAATTGAAGTATATGAGGA CTATCTTACTTCCCTTGCATCCGGAAATACTCAAACAGCCACCGAGTCCCTACGAAGGTTCTTTGATCAGCCTCTTACTGACAACGATGATAC AGGACTACATCAGCACGCGCTATTGAACCTTGCAAGGTTACACTATTGTGTAGGGGAGTTGTTGGGCGGTAGGAGG GCATTAGAGGAAGCTATCAAAGTATCTCGAGCAGCAAACGATCGAGACACGTTACAGAGATGCATGGC GTTACTGCGTCGTATTGCTCCATCTGCCGAGTCGCCCCAGGTCATTCAAAAAGGAACAGACCCTATCGACATACTGTGGGACATAAAACGTTCAATGGACATG GGTGAACCTATCCAAGTCGGCTTCTCCAAATTATTTGAATGTATAGGGTGTGAAAGCGCATTACCTACAACTGCCACGGTCGACTATTGTGCCAGGTTTTCTGTACAGAGCGCACTCTGGAAGATTGCGG GAGTGGACTCACTGGCGCAGACCCATTTTAATTTAATCATGACATTCACCACTCCTGGACACGGGTCGGAACCGCGTCTTACAGCACAGCTTGCCAAAGCTCGAGCACTCTCTCGACAAGGCAAATCTCAAGAAGCCGTGGTTGGGCTGTTGGATCCCGACGTATGGAGAGGGCTAAATCGGGTACAGAAAGAGACATGGGCGAGAGAAATTTGGTGCATATTGGAAGGACAGGCTAGGAGACG CGGTCAGGAAAGATTAACTCGGGAATTCTTTCAGCCACGGAAACCAGCAGATGCTTTGCAAACACAAGTGTTGAGAGAAGATCACATGTTCTTGAGGAGACTCGACCCAATGAGTCAGCTCCAGAATGCTATAGATGTGATT CACTCGCAACAAATTCCACTCTCACTTCAACCCCTCCTCGACGCACTTTGGACAACAGAATTTAGAGGAACATGGCCACTGTACCGCACCGGAATTGCACTACTTGCAGATCTAGGCGTTGGACTAGGCATGGCCAGGTCAGGGCGGGAATTTTTGGAGCAATGCATGGCTCAG ATACTGAACGGAGACGACCTTGAACAGCGAGCTTTTGCTTGCTTTACACTCGCTAAATGCATCATGACTGCCGCCAAGGGCGATG AAGACCCAATTCCTCCCGCTCGAATCCAAGAGCACCTCAAGCTTGCTCTCTTTTGGCTGCATATCGCCGAGAAGGACTATGCCTCTATCGAGTTTTATACTGGCCGGCTAGACGTCCTCTATACTCTTTCGGTTGTATATCATAATTTGGGCATGCTACCCGAGCGGGACAGGACAGCAAGTTTGCATGCAGAGGTCGAGAAAAAGAGGGTCGAGATGGTGAGGAAAGATGCGGACGAAGAGTTGAGAGATGTATGGGAGATCGTTTGTGAAATCGCGGCAAGAGACTAA
- a CDS encoding nucleolar complex-associated protein: MKLKRSATAANGKPSKKQKVEPIKKTKAKGKERAFERPTIPIPEAESDDGNQSLEEEEEGLEYFHQGGNIQFLASLDKKAIARSKKETQRLHKLNKPVRDSRPADDDLPSIASHSDDGEEWSSLDSDGLSDEDTHSDEDLDSDKGLPDQFDSDEELPYEKAGRPRPPSPKRQAERLPIKLGDGRIQSTGAREVQSDSEDQGKSEEDESIVVSETKPPAIEDVATGARFGRPAVRDVINQKSKKARLEAAKEQLASICQEIIADPENSLGLLRRLHTFALPNIPGGTGQNGEQLHPTPNDPRIRTLALLSQLAVFKDIVPGYRIRALTEHEKAEKVSQAVQRTRDWEQGLVGLYQNYLKLLEAEVKAKSELDQVSLKCMCTLLTSITHFNFNSNIMATIVARLSKRSWDESSDLCSNSLITMIRSDSTGGPSLEAVRLLNRMIKERRFSIHPKVLNCLLHLRLKTELGVRANRETIDRPQEKKEKVRKLRKGKKANVKEGQVYLSKKAKKALKANKEIENEMAEAAAEVDKEERAQQQTETLKLLFVLYFRILKYPKPTPLLPAALEGISRYAHMVNVDFFKDLLQVLKELIERGSFHEEEEEEEAGHSQVQGSEVLRQRLLCISTAFELLGGQGEALNIDLGDFVQYLYSLIPPLSLSPDIESSSQRSTGKSIHLANSADLLFRALDKVFAPRTASTAHPPWRVAAFAKRLLTASTHFPPATSVRALEFVHALIVKYPQLDALLGSDDRAANGVYRPDVDDPQLANAFASSAWEVQLLSAHWEERTRTAALKIANFSRT, encoded by the exons ATGAAGCTCAAGCGGTCCGCGACCGCGGCGAAT GGGAAGCCGAGTAAGAAGCAAAAAGTCGAGCCAATAAAGAAAACAAAAGCTAAAGGCAAGGAGCGGGCCTTTGAACGACCGACGATTCCTATCCCCGAGGCGGAGAGCGACGATGGAAATCAGAGCctagaagaagaagaagagggacTTGAATACTTTCACCAAGGGGGAAATATACAATTCCTTGCCTCGTTGGACAAGAAAGCCATTGCGAG gagtaagaaagagaCACAGCGACTGCATAAGCTCAACAAACCTGTGCGGGATTCAAGACCTGCGGATGATGATTTACCTAGTATAGCTTCACATAGCGACGATGGCGAAGAATGGAGTTCACTAGACTCAGACGGACTCTCAGACGAAGACACACACTCAGATGAGGATCTCGATTCGGATAAGGGCCTTCCAGATCAATTCGACTCGGACGAAGAGCTCCCATACGAAAAAGCAGGCCGTCCTCGCCCCCCTTCACCGAAACGACAGGCCGAACGTCTACCTATCAAACTTGGAGATGGGAGGATTCAAAGTACGGGTGCTCGAGAAGTCCAATCCGATTCAGAAGACCAAGGAAAGAGTGAGGAAGACGAGAGTATTGTCGTTTCAGAGACAAAACCACCAGCAATCGAGGATGTTGCGACAGGCGCACGGTTTGGTCGGCCAGCAGTAAGAGACGTAATTAACCAGAAATCAAAAAAGGCCCGCCTTGAAGCAGCTAAAGAGCAGTTGGCTAGTATATGCCAGGAAATCATTGCCGATCCTGAGAATAGT CTGGGTCTACTTCGCCGCCTACATACCTTTGCTCTTCCCAATATTCCTGGAGGAACTGGCCAAAATGGCGAGCAGCTACATCCAACTCCTAACGATCCTCGAATCCGTACCCTGGCCTTACTCTCGCAACTGGCGGTATTCAAAGACATTGTCCCAGGTTATCGAATTCGTGCTCTTACCGAGCATGAGAAAGCGGAAAAGGTTTCCCAGGCTGTTCAAAGGACCCGGGATTGGGAACAAGGTCTTGTTGGCTTATATCAGAATTACTTGAAGCTCCTGGAAGCTGAAGTTAAAG CTAAATCTGAGCTCGACCAAGTATCCCTCAAGTGTATGTGTACTCTTTTGACTAGTATTACACACTTCAACTTCAACTCCAACATCATGGCAACAATTGTGGCGAGACTGAGTAAACGTTCCTGGGACGAA AGCTCGGACTTGTGCTCGAACTCTCTAATAACCATGATACGCTCAGATTCAACTGGTGGCCCGTCCCTCGAAGCTGTTCGACTCCTGAACCGAATGATCAAGGAACGACGTTTTTCAATTCACCCCAAGGTTCTGAATTGCCTACTGCACCTGCGTCTCAAAACGGAACTGGGTGTTCGGGCAAATAGGGAAACAATTGATCGGCCACAagagaagaaagaaaaagtCAGGAAATTGCGAAAGGGGAAGAAAGCCAATGTCAAAGAGGGCCAAGTTTACTTGAGcaaaaaggcaaaaaagGCGCTAAAGGCGAACAAGGAGATTGAGAACGAGATGGCAGAGGCTGCAGCAGAAGTTGATAAGGAGGAGCGTGCTCAGCAG CAAACTGAAACCCTCAAGCTTTTGTTCGTGCTGTATTTCCGGATTCTCAAGTACCCCAAACCTACACCCCTACTTCCAGCTGCTTTGGAAGGCATTTCTCGATATGCGCACATGGTCAACGTAGACTTCTTCAAAGATTTGTTACAGGTTCTGAAGGAGCTTATAGAGAGGGGGAGCTTTcacgaggaggaagaggaagaggaggctGGCCATAGTCAAGTCCAAGGCTCGGAGGTCTTGCGCCAACGGCTCCTGTGTATATCTACTGCTTTCGAATTGCTTGGTGGCCAAG GAGAAGCACTAAACATTGACTTGGGCGATTTCGTTCAATATTTGTATAGTCTCATTCCCCCACTCTCACTTTCACCCGATATCGAGTCATCCTCTCAAAGGTCTACCGGAAAATCAATCCACCTTGCCAACTCTGCAGACCTCCTCTTCCGCGCACTTGATAAAGTATTTGCTCCCCGTACAGCATCAACGGCCCATCCTCCTTGGCGTGTCGCAGCATTCGCCAAACGCCTACTCACCGCGTCAACCCATTTCCCACCTGCGACCTCTGTTCGTGCACTGGAATTTGTTCACGCTCTGATTGTGAAATACCCACAGTTAGATGCTTTGTTGGGCAGCGATGATCGTGCAGCGAACGGGGTATATAGGCCTGATGTAGACGATCCGCAATTAGCGAATGCTTTTGCGAGCTCGGCATGGGAGGTTCAGTTGCTATCTGCTCACTGGGAGGAGCGGACACGTACAGCAGCGCTCAAAATTGCGAATTTCAGCAGGACATAG